From the Halichoerus grypus chromosome 3, mHalGry1.hap1.1, whole genome shotgun sequence genome, one window contains:
- the LOC118538761 gene encoding transmembrane protease serine 11F isoform X1 — MKSSREFIERSHQIERMMSRIFQHSSGGDRFIKSHVIKMSPDEHGVKILMVLMFRYPSTDSAERIKKKIERILYQSLKTKQLPFTINKPSFTLTSIDSKKMRNLLNSRCGIRMTSSNMPLPASSSTERIVQGREISLEGEWPWQVSLQLIGGGHQCGASLISNTWLLTAAHCFYRNKDPSQWIATFGATITPPAVQRRLGKIILHENYHRETNENDIALAQLTTRVEFSNIVQRVCLPDSSIKLPPKTSVFVTGFGSLVDDGPTQNKLRQARVETISTDVCNRKDVYDGLITSGMLCAGYMEGKVDACKGDSGGPLVYGNHDIWYLVGIVSWGQSCALPKKPGVYTRVTQYRGWIASKTGI, encoded by the exons ATGTCTAGGAtatttcaacattcttctggagGAGATCGGTTTATCAAATCTCATGTTATCAAAATGAG TCCAGATGAACATGGCGTGAAAATTCTTATGGTGCTCATGTTTCGATACCCATCTACTGATAGTGCTGAgcgaatcaagaaaaaaattgaaaggattTTATATCAAAGTCTGAAGACAAAACAGTTGCCTTTCACTATAAACAAACCTTCCTTTACACTCACAT CTATTGACAGCAAAAAGATGAGGAATCTTCTCAATAGCC GCTGTGGAATAAGGATGACATCTTCAAACATGCCTTTACCAGCATCCTCTTCTACTGAAAGGATTGTCCAAGGGAGGGAAATCTCTCTGGAAGGGGAGTGGCCATGGCAGGTCAGCCTCCAGCTCATAGGGGGAGGCCATCAGTGCGGAGCCAGCCTCATCAGTAACACCTGGCTGCTCACAGCAGCTCACTGCTTCTACAG aaataaagaCCCAAGTCAATGGATTGCTACTTTTGGTGCAACGATAACACCACCTGCAGTGCAACGAAGGCTGGGGAAAATTATCCTGCATGAAAACTACCACAGAGAAACAAACGAAAATGACATTGCTTTGGCTCAGCTTACTACTCGAGTGGAGTTTTCAAATATAGTACAGAGAGTTTGCCTTCCAGATTCATCGATAAAGTTGCCACCTAAAACGAGTGTATTTGTCACAGGTTTCGGATCCCTTGTAGATGATG GACCCACACAAAATAAACTTCGGCAAGCCAGGGTGGAAACCATAAGCACTGATGTGTGTAATAGAAAGGATGTATATGACGGCCTGATCACTTCAGGAATGCTATGTGCTGGATACATGGAAGGAAAAGTAGACGCATGTAAG gGCGATTCTGGTGGACCGCTGGTTTATGGTAATCATGACATCTGGTACTTAGTTGGTATAGTAAGTTGGGGACAATCATGTGCTCTTCCCAAAAAACCCGGGGTCTACACCAGAGTGACTCAGTATCGAGGATGGATTGCCTCAAAGACTGGTATCTAG
- the LOC118538761 gene encoding transmembrane protease serine 11F isoform X2, whose amino-acid sequence MSRIFQHSSGGDRFIKSHVIKMSPDEHGVKILMVLMFRYPSTDSAERIKKKIERILYQSLKTKQLPFTINKPSFTLTSIDSKKMRNLLNSRCGIRMTSSNMPLPASSSTERIVQGREISLEGEWPWQVSLQLIGGGHQCGASLISNTWLLTAAHCFYRNKDPSQWIATFGATITPPAVQRRLGKIILHENYHRETNENDIALAQLTTRVEFSNIVQRVCLPDSSIKLPPKTSVFVTGFGSLVDDGPTQNKLRQARVETISTDVCNRKDVYDGLITSGMLCAGYMEGKVDACKGDSGGPLVYGNHDIWYLVGIVSWGQSCALPKKPGVYTRVTQYRGWIASKTGI is encoded by the exons ATGTCTAGGAtatttcaacattcttctggagGAGATCGGTTTATCAAATCTCATGTTATCAAAATGAG TCCAGATGAACATGGCGTGAAAATTCTTATGGTGCTCATGTTTCGATACCCATCTACTGATAGTGCTGAgcgaatcaagaaaaaaattgaaaggattTTATATCAAAGTCTGAAGACAAAACAGTTGCCTTTCACTATAAACAAACCTTCCTTTACACTCACAT CTATTGACAGCAAAAAGATGAGGAATCTTCTCAATAGCC GCTGTGGAATAAGGATGACATCTTCAAACATGCCTTTACCAGCATCCTCTTCTACTGAAAGGATTGTCCAAGGGAGGGAAATCTCTCTGGAAGGGGAGTGGCCATGGCAGGTCAGCCTCCAGCTCATAGGGGGAGGCCATCAGTGCGGAGCCAGCCTCATCAGTAACACCTGGCTGCTCACAGCAGCTCACTGCTTCTACAG aaataaagaCCCAAGTCAATGGATTGCTACTTTTGGTGCAACGATAACACCACCTGCAGTGCAACGAAGGCTGGGGAAAATTATCCTGCATGAAAACTACCACAGAGAAACAAACGAAAATGACATTGCTTTGGCTCAGCTTACTACTCGAGTGGAGTTTTCAAATATAGTACAGAGAGTTTGCCTTCCAGATTCATCGATAAAGTTGCCACCTAAAACGAGTGTATTTGTCACAGGTTTCGGATCCCTTGTAGATGATG GACCCACACAAAATAAACTTCGGCAAGCCAGGGTGGAAACCATAAGCACTGATGTGTGTAATAGAAAGGATGTATATGACGGCCTGATCACTTCAGGAATGCTATGTGCTGGATACATGGAAGGAAAAGTAGACGCATGTAAG gGCGATTCTGGTGGACCGCTGGTTTATGGTAATCATGACATCTGGTACTTAGTTGGTATAGTAAGTTGGGGACAATCATGTGCTCTTCCCAAAAAACCCGGGGTCTACACCAGAGTGACTCAGTATCGAGGATGGATTGCCTCAAAGACTGGTATCTAG